One Setaria viridis chromosome 5, Setaria_viridis_v4.0, whole genome shotgun sequence genomic region harbors:
- the LOC117855525 gene encoding late embryogenesis abundant protein At1g64065: MATETATVGPYNAAAAAGKEDPTRPLAVASPTVHPEVTDGAGDEEVATTRRWRSMQYLRKRRCAIWCCGCCATTVVLLGIAALVLALTVFKVKDPVLTMNRVTLEGVDGDLGTERHPVSVNATLSADISIKNPNVASFRFARSETDFYYAGETVGVAYAPDGEVGADRTVRMNVTLDVLADRISPNVNATDLIFGQDYNLTSYTEITGRVNVLGIYKRDLDIKMNCSITLEVGAFTTVQSKSTNCVANVS; encoded by the coding sequence ATGGCGACAGAGACAGCGACCGTAGGGCCGTAcaacgccgcggcggcggccgggaaggAGGATCCGACGAGGCCCCTCGCCGTCGCGTCCCCGACCGTCCACCCGGAGGTGACCGACGGCGCCGGGGACGAGGAGGTCGCGACCACCAGGCGCTGGCGCTCGATGCAGTACCTCCGGAAGCGCCGGTGCGCGATCtggtgctgcggctgctgcgCCACCACCGTGGTCCTCCTGGGCATCGCCGCCCTCGTGCTCGCGCTCACCGTGTTCAAGGTCAAGGACCCCGTCCTCACCATGAACCGCGTCACGCTGGAGGGCGTGGACGGCGACCTCGGCACGGAGCGGCACCCGGTGTCCGTGAACGCCACGCTCAGCGCCGACATCTCCATCAAGAACCCCAACGTGGCCTCCTTCCGGTTCGCCCGCAGCGAGACGGACTTCTACTACGCCGGGGAGACGGTCGGCGTGGCGTACGCGCCGGACGGCGAGGTCGGCGCCGACCGCACCGTGCGCATGAACGTTACGCTCGACGTGCTCGCCGACCGCATCTCGCCCAACGTCAACGCCACGGACCTCATCTTCGGCCAGGACTACAACCTCACTAGCTACACGGAGATCACCGGGAGGGTGAACGTGCTCGGCATCTATAAGAGGGACCTCGACATCAAGATGAACTGCTCCATCACGCTGGAGGTGGGGGCCTTCACCACCGTGCAGAGCAAATCCACTAACTGCGTCGCAAATGTCAGCTGA
- the LOC117855524 gene encoding UDP-glycosyltransferase 1, whose amino-acid sequence MGSQSHDDKAKKRVVIYAPPPVMGSHLVSLVELGELLAAHGLEVTVVLGGRTDDDQAAAGSFAEGAATAHPELSFHRLPCVTLPRDVHAHDPVSQAFELARASNSDLREFLRAASPPPAALVLDFFCGSAVDVGAELGIPTYFFFTTSISGLAELIYHPSIHERTTQSLRDLGGTLLHAPGIPPIPVDHLPASYLDRDSLGNRLFLALCEQMCRSQGLIVNSFRSLEPRATDAIVNGLCTPPGRRTPPLHCIGPLVKQVEEPGANRHECLAWLDAQPEASVVFLCFGTMGRFSAEQTRRVACGLETSGQRFLWVVRRPLGEDNGHKPTDLDFDLDALLPDGFLARTKGKGLVVKSWAPQSEVLSHAAIGGFVTHCGWNSVLEAVTGGVPMLAWPMYAEQRMNKVFLVEELRLAVALEGYDKGMVGDEEVAAKVRWLMESDGGRELRERTRAAMRWAKEAISDAGESTTWLLELVRQWKR is encoded by the coding sequence ATGGGGAGCCAGAGCCACGACGACAAGGCGAAGAAGCGCGTGGTCATCTacgccccgccgccggtgaTGGGCAGCCACCTGGTCTCCTTGGTGGAGCTCGGCGAGCTGCTCGCGGCGCACGGCCTCGAGGTCACCGTCGTGCTCGGCGGGCGGACCGACGACGACCAGGCCGCCGCAGGTTCATTCGCCGAAGGCGCTGCCACTGCGCACCCCGAGCTCTCCTTCCACCGCCTACCGTGCGTGACGCTCCCGCGCGACGTGCACGCCCACGATCCCGTGTCGCAGGCCTTCGAGCTCGCCCGCGCCTCCAACTCCGACCTCCGTGAATTCCTCCGTGCCGCCtccccgcccccggccgccctcGTCCTCGACTTCTTCTGCGGCAGTGCCGTGGACGTTGGTGCCGAGCTCGGCATCCCGACCTACTTTTTCTTCACCACGTCCATCTCCGGCCTGGCGGAACTGATATACCACCCCTCGATCCACGAGCGGACAACTCAGAGCCTCCGAGACCTCGGTGGCACCCTTCTGCACGCTCCAGGCATCCCCCCGATACCGGTAGACCACCTCCCCGCGTCATACCTCGACCGCGACAGCCTCGGCAACAGGCTCTTCCTCGCCTTATGCGAACAGATGTGCAGATCCCAGGGTCTCATCGTGAACAGCTTCCGCTCGCTGGAACCGCGCGCCACCGACGCCATCGTGAACGGCCTCTGCACGCCACCGGGGCGTCGGACGCCACCGCTGCACTGCATCGGCCCACTGGTAAAGCAGGTGGAAGAGCCCGGCGCGAACCGGCACGAGTGCCTGGCGTGGCTCGACGCCCAGCCTGAGGCCAGCGTCGTGTTTCTCTGCTTCGGCACCATGGGCCGGTTCAGCGCGGAGCAGACAAGGCGGGTGGCTTGTGGGCTGGAGACGAGCGGGCAGCGGTTCCTGTGGGTCGTGCGGCGCCCGCTTGGCGAGGACAACGGCCACAAGCCGACAGACCTCGACTTCGACCTCGACGCGCTCCTCCCTGACGGGTTCCTGGCACGCACCAAGGGCAAAGGGCTGGTGGTCAAGTCATGGGCGCCGCAGAGCGAGGTGCTGTCCCACGCCGCGATCGGCGGGTTCgtgacgcactgcgggtggaactcggtGCTGGAGGCGGTCACGGGCGGCGTGCCGATGCTGGCGTGGCCGATGTACGCCGAGCAGCGGATGAACAAGGTGTTCCTGGTCGAGGAGCTGCGGCTGGCCGTGGCGCTGGAAGGGTACGACAAGGGGATGGTCGGGGATGAGGAGGTGGCTGCCAAGGTGAGGTGGCTGATGGAGTCGGACGGCGGCAGGGAGCTCCGGGAGCGGACACGGGCCGCCATGCGGTGGGCGAAGGAGGCGATCAGCGACGCCGGGGAGTCGACAACTTGGCTGCTGGAGCTCGTACGGCAGTGGAAAAGGTGA